A single uncultured Methanobrevibacter sp. DNA region contains:
- a CDS encoding CBS domain-containing protein, with translation MKDKSSINLRKSMKRGSVEHETKVPDKEGEIMAIATNEVISIPPTKSIKDTAKVMMEHAFRRLPITDPGSGKVLGIVTVMDILDFFGGGKKFNIIENKYEDNFLAAINEPIREIMTRDVICLSNKSSINDTIETMLSNQIGAIPLVDADDKLVGIVTERDIALSLAGVVTDEVAQDYMSTKVFTTTPGTPIESACKIMVRNGLRRIPVVGGEADISKANKKLLGVVTSTDIIRHLNAKELFDNLNSNAASEVLKNVVSNIMTENPVTISQTERIGDICALFADKNIGGVPVTKDGEIIGIITEKDILHVIKKA, from the coding sequence ATGAAAGATAAATCATCCATTAATTTAAGAAAATCTATGAAAAGGGGTTCAGTTGAACATGAAACAAAAGTTCCTGATAAAGAAGGAGAAATCATGGCTATTGCTACTAATGAAGTGATTTCTATTCCTCCAACTAAAAGTATCAAGGATACTGCTAAAGTAATGATGGAACATGCGTTTAGGAGGTTACCAATAACTGATCCAGGTTCTGGTAAAGTTTTAGGTATTGTTACAGTAATGGATATTTTGGATTTCTTTGGTGGAGGAAAAAAATTCAACATTATTGAAAATAAATATGAGGATAACTTCTTAGCAGCTATTAATGAACCAATTAGGGAAATTATGACTCGTGATGTAATTTGCCTTTCTAATAAGTCTTCAATTAATGATACAATTGAAACAATGTTATCTAATCAAATTGGTGCAATTCCTCTTGTTGATGCTGATGATAAACTTGTAGGTATTGTAACTGAAAGAGATATTGCATTATCATTAGCTGGGGTGGTAACTGATGAAGTTGCACAGGATTATATGTCTACTAAAGTATTTACAACCACTCCTGGAACTCCAATAGAAAGTGCTTGTAAAATAATGGTTAGAAATGGTTTAAGAAGAATACCTGTTGTTGGTGGTGAAGCAGATATATCTAAAGCAAATAAAAAATTATTAGGTGTAGTAACTTCTACTGATATTATCAGACATCTTAATGCAAAAGAATTATTTGATAATTTAAATTCTAATGCTGCTTCAGAAGTCTTAAAAAATGTAGTTTCTAATATCATGACTGAAAATCCAGTTACTATATCTCAAACAGAAAGAATTGGAGATATTTGTGCATTATTTGCTGATAAAAATATTGGTGGGGTTCCAGTAACTAAAGATGGTGAAATCATAGGTATTATCACTGAAAAAGACATATTGCATGTAATTAAAAAAGCTTAA
- a CDS encoding HPP family protein, with the protein MQIKNLMSEDLITVDKDQKLSDGLKLLAKNDISRLPVINTNKDKQKELVGIISERDVADKLGSSKYESMPASRLHISSVMVKDVISVIETMDLADVANIMLENGIGSVPVVSDDNMMVGIVSKADFVTLAVGKAFDKITAKEVMSETIKSVSSQERLVHARRVMIDSRVGRLPVIDGDELVGMMTSKDVMNAFIDFRKNVPDKYQKTQIKEILVEEVMSDNPLSISKDTSISEVSNIMMDTGYNGLPVVEDDVVIGIITQTDILRLIAKLES; encoded by the coding sequence ATGCAAATAAAAAACTTGATGTCTGAAGATTTAATCACTGTTGATAAAGATCAAAAACTTTCTGATGGTTTAAAATTGTTGGCTAAAAATGATATATCAAGATTGCCAGTAATTAATACTAATAAAGATAAACAAAAAGAATTGGTTGGAATTATCTCTGAAAGAGATGTGGCAGATAAATTAGGTTCTTCAAAATATGAAAGTATGCCTGCATCAAGACTTCATATTTCATCTGTTATGGTTAAAGATGTAATTTCTGTTATTGAAACAATGGATTTGGCAGATGTTGCAAATATAATGTTAGAAAATGGTATTGGCTCTGTTCCTGTTGTTTCTGATGATAATATGATGGTAGGAATAGTTTCAAAAGCAGATTTTGTAACTCTTGCAGTTGGTAAAGCATTTGATAAAATAACTGCTAAAGAAGTCATGTCAGAAACTATTAAATCTGTATCTTCACAAGAAAGGTTAGTTCATGCAAGAAGAGTCATGATTGATTCTCGTGTTGGAAGATTACCAGTTATTGATGGAGATGAGCTTGTTGGTATGATGACCTCAAAAGATGTTATGAATGCTTTTATTGACTTTAGAAAAAATGTTCCAGATAAATACCAAAAAACTCAAATTAAAGAAATCTTAGTTGAAGAGGTCATGTCTGATAATCCATTGTCTATTTCAAAAGATACATCTATTTCAGAAGTATCAAATATAATGATGGATACTGGTTATAATGGATTGCCTGTTGTTGAAGATGATGTGGTGATTGGTATTATAACTCAAACAGATATTTTAAGACTTATAGCTAAATTGGAGTCTTAA
- the pheA gene encoding prephenate dehydratase, which yields MCNNISFLGPKGTFTHEAAHMVGENLVSYCNIPAVMESVSNGSCQFGVVPIENSIEGPVGITLDSLAHKFDLKIFSEIIIPINQNLIVNPGTSMGDISDVYSHSQAIAQCQGFISDNEIQPHYAISTASAAKSILGDKTKAAIGNSKAAEIYNLDILKYNIQDVDNNETRFVVLSNNDHEPTNNDKTSIIFSIYEDKPGMLYKILGVFEKAHVNLTKIESRPSKKGLGKYLFFVDFYGHRKDKIVQNILNELDNLTYFLKVLGSYPEF from the coding sequence ATGTGTAATAATATTTCATTTTTAGGCCCGAAAGGAACTTTTACTCATGAAGCAGCACACATGGTTGGTGAAAATTTAGTTTCCTACTGTAATATACCTGCAGTAATGGAAAGTGTTTCTAATGGTTCTTGTCAATTTGGAGTTGTACCAATTGAAAATTCTATTGAAGGGCCAGTTGGAATTACTTTAGATTCCTTAGCTCATAAATTCGATTTAAAAATATTTAGTGAGATAATAATCCCAATTAATCAAAATTTAATAGTTAATCCTGGAACATCTATGGGAGATATATCTGATGTTTATTCACATTCTCAAGCAATAGCTCAGTGTCAGGGATTTATTAGTGATAATGAAATACAACCTCATTATGCTATCAGTACAGCTAGTGCTGCTAAAAGTATATTGGGGGATAAAACAAAAGCAGCTATTGGGAATTCTAAAGCTGCTGAAATTTATAATCTGGATATTCTTAAATATAATATTCAGGATGTAGATAATAATGAAACACGTTTTGTTGTTTTGTCAAATAATGATCATGAACCTACAAATAACGATAAAACTTCAATAATTTTCTCAATTTATGAAGATAAACCTGGTATGCTTTATAAAATTTTGGGAGTTTTTGAAAAAGCTCATGTTAACTTAACTAAAATTGAGTCTAGGCCTTCTAAAAAAGGTTTGGGGAAATATTTATTTTTTGTTGATTTTTATGGTCATAGGAAGGATAAGATTGTTCAAAATATCTTAAATGAACTTGATAATCTCACATACTTTTTGAAGGTTTTAGGTTCATATCCTGAGTTTTAG
- a CDS encoding endoglucanase yields MPNDKEKLLRVMRSLDMDYQHGKISEEKYRYFRSKYEDKLNTLDARDATNRIRSMQGKPSGKRKNNPKYSKRNKKKNEEQDLVQKYIINPKKGDKSLDEEKNSQMDNSTFKLVAVLVLVIGFTAGIAYGVLTFDFGNISVSDAQAIVEDTAFPEVKEVPVNNTTNDSVQVGDTYTSDSSQSSSDSYSSQSSYDSGWSEPTDSGSVDTGQPEESGSVETGQSSY; encoded by the coding sequence ATGCCAAATGATAAGGAAAAACTTCTAAGAGTTATGCGTAGTTTAGACATGGACTACCAACATGGCAAAATTTCTGAAGAAAAATACAGATATTTCCGCTCTAAATATGAAGATAAACTTAATACATTGGATGCTCGTGATGCTACTAATAGGATTAGGTCTATGCAGGGTAAACCATCTGGTAAAAGAAAAAATAATCCTAAATATTCTAAACGTAATAAGAAAAAGAATGAAGAGCAGGATTTAGTTCAAAAATATATTATTAATCCAAAAAAAGGAGATAAATCTTTAGATGAAGAAAAAAACTCTCAGATGGATAATAGTACTTTTAAATTGGTTGCTGTTTTGGTTTTAGTAATTGGGTTTACTGCAGGTATTGCTTATGGAGTTTTAACTTTTGACTTTGGAAATATTTCAGTATCTGATGCACAGGCTATTGTGGAGGATACAGCATTTCCTGAAGTTAAAGAAGTTCCAGTAAATAATACAACTAATGATTCTGTTCAGGTTGGAGATACATATACTTCAGATAGTTCACAAAGCAGTAGTGATTCTTATTCTAGTCAAAGCAGTTATGATTCTGGATGGTCTGAACCAACTGATTCTGGAAGTGTGGATACTGGACAACCAGAGGAATCTGGAAGTGTTGAAACAGGACAATCATCATATTAA
- a CDS encoding PsbP-related protein, which yields MKKNVICGIILIIIIICAFGYLIMNNISTSQITGNDNTTTMLSSSKGGVMVQYPSDWVLSESTSNSSVIALAKSDSIGASNVGAVTVNVEKQPIEGSFDTFVNKTYTAMQHDSSFNLSSSGQVLIGDKNATEYVYTSNVNGVVKEHKALWFDKGDQAYVVLYSAPINEFDKNLKSFDYILENMQIGA from the coding sequence ATGAAAAAGAATGTTATATGTGGAATTATATTAATTATAATAATTATTTGTGCATTTGGATATTTAATCATGAATAATATATCTACATCTCAAATTACTGGAAATGATAATACGACTACAATGTTGAGTTCTTCTAAAGGTGGGGTTATGGTTCAATATCCTTCTGATTGGGTGCTTTCTGAATCAACTTCAAATTCTTCGGTAATTGCTCTTGCAAAATCAGATTCTATTGGAGCATCAAATGTTGGTGCAGTTACTGTTAATGTTGAAAAACAGCCGATTGAGGGAAGTTTTGATACTTTTGTTAATAAAACTTACACTGCGATGCAACATGATTCCTCTTTTAACTTAAGCTCTTCTGGTCAAGTTTTAATTGGTGACAAGAATGCTACCGAGTATGTATATACTTCTAATGTAAATGGGGTAGTTAAAGAGCATAAAGCATTATGGTTTGATAAAGGAGATCAAGCTTATGTTGTATTGTATAGTGCGCCGATTAATGAGTTTGATAAAAATCTTAAGTCATTTGATTATATTTTAGAGAATATGCAAATTGGTGCATAA